In a genomic window of Thermodesulfobacteriota bacterium:
- a CDS encoding DUF6056 family protein: protein MTISQKPFRVMISLAGFIVLAVMAAGIYANSFPASFVFDDYGLIVDNPQIRMKGVTAEAFRDLCRPPCNRILAMASFALNYAVHGLNAHGYRLVNLLIHVITAWLIFRLTRQTLRRSGTESDLAAFFTALIWLVIPIHTQSVTYIVQRMNALAALFYLLSLSCYVQARESRVSGAGGGKVAAGFVGCLLAGVLGLVSKETVATLPAFLFLYEWFFFQNLDRKWLKKHLPRLGMVILVCGLIAFFYLGGHPLERIAATYQDQPFTPVQRLLTEPAVIAYYLSLLVYPHPNRLILDYDFPQARALTDPATTLLSLAALAALVIMAVVSARKNRLLSFAIAWFFGNLAIESSVIGLAPVFEHRLYLPTVMPVMAGVTLMLRYVHPRRAGVLLMAVAIGVGGLWTWQRNRHWQNEYSLWRDGVMKTPANPRACHNLALALDRAGDSAGAIDFYRQSLGLAISRLGGGHPEIANIGNNLGASLLKTRRFQEAREYFELALRHDEKAGRPDRTLTVQIFKNLGITEQRLGNPGAAIGLYQQALAVWTGATSPPDADIAEIYNNLGVAYGAVGDRRQAEACYRRALMLFRLLLGEDHPYTRTAQDNLSALEVPADGEP, encoded by the coding sequence ATGACGATTAGTCAAAAGCCTTTCCGGGTCATGATCAGCCTGGCGGGTTTCATCGTTCTTGCCGTAATGGCCGCGGGGATTTACGCCAATTCTTTCCCGGCCTCGTTCGTATTCGACGATTACGGGCTGATCGTCGACAATCCCCAGATCCGGATGAAGGGCGTCACGGCGGAAGCGTTCAGGGATTTGTGCCGGCCGCCATGCAACCGTATCCTGGCTATGGCCTCTTTTGCGCTCAATTACGCCGTTCACGGGCTTAACGCCCACGGATACCGCCTGGTCAACCTGCTCATTCACGTGATCACCGCCTGGCTGATCTTTCGCCTGACCCGGCAAACCCTCCGCCGCTCCGGAACGGAAAGCGACCTGGCGGCTTTTTTCACCGCCTTAATCTGGCTGGTCATACCGATCCATACCCAGTCCGTAACCTACATCGTCCAGCGCATGAACGCTCTGGCGGCCCTGTTCTACCTTCTTTCTCTGTCATGTTATGTTCAGGCCAGAGAATCCCGGGTCAGCGGTGCCGGAGGAGGAAAGGTCGCCGCCGGCTTTGTCGGCTGCCTCCTGGCCGGCGTGCTCGGCCTGGTTTCCAAGGAAACGGTCGCCACCCTGCCGGCGTTTCTTTTTCTGTATGAATGGTTTTTCTTTCAGAATCTGGACCGGAAATGGCTGAAAAAGCATCTTCCCCGCCTGGGCATGGTCATCCTGGTGTGCGGCCTGATCGCCTTCTTCTATCTCGGAGGGCATCCGCTGGAAAGGATCGCCGCGACATATCAGGACCAGCCGTTCACGCCGGTGCAACGGTTACTCACCGAGCCGGCGGTGATCGCCTACTATCTGTCCCTGCTGGTTTACCCGCACCCGAACCGGCTGATTTTAGACTATGATTTCCCCCAGGCCCGGGCGCTGACCGATCCGGCCACCACCCTGCTGTCACTGGCGGCCCTGGCGGCCCTGGTGATCATGGCCGTTGTCTCGGCCCGTAAGAACCGGCTCCTGTCGTTTGCCATTGCCTGGTTTTTCGGCAATCTGGCCATCGAATCATCGGTCATCGGACTGGCGCCGGTCTTCGAACATCGTCTCTATCTGCCCACGGTCATGCCGGTCATGGCCGGCGTCACCCTGATGTTACGGTACGTTCACCCCCGCCGGGCGGGAGTACTTCTCATGGCAGTCGCCATCGGTGTCGGCGGACTCTGGACCTGGCAGCGCAACCGTCACTGGCAAAACGAGTACTCACTCTGGCGGGACGGCGTCATGAAAACGCCGGCCAACCCCCGGGCCTGCCACAACCTGGCGCTGGCCCTGGACCGCGCCGGCGATTCTGCCGGAGCCATCGATTTCTACCGTCAAAGCCTGGGCCTGGCCATCAGCCGTCTGGGCGGCGGTCATCCGGAAATCGCCAATATCGGCAACAATCTCGGCGCTTCCCTGCTGAAAACCAGACGGTTCCAGGAAGCCAGGGAGTATTTTGAGCTGGCATTACGGCACGATGAAAAGGCCGGCCGGCCGGATCGAACATTGACCGTTCAGATCTTCAAAAACCTGGGCATAACGGAACAGCGTCTGGGAAACCCCGGCGCCGCTATCGGGCTCTATCAACAGGCCCTGGCCGTCTGGACTGGCGCGACCAGCCCGCCGGATGCGGATATCGCCGAAATTTACAACAACCTGGGCGTGGCCTACGGCGCCGTTGGCGATCGCCGCCAGGCGGAAGCGTGCTACCGCCGGGCGCTGATGCTGTTCCGCCTCCTTCTTGGTGAAGATCATCCCTACACCAGAACCGCCCAAGACAACCTGTCCGCCCTGGAAGTCCCGGCGGATGGTGAGCCGTAA
- a CDS encoding tetratricopeptide repeat protein, whose amino-acid sequence MIRKATRSQRGVAMAVPVFFALATILLYANVLKAPFVLDDFGFLNDPHLLLTEITPGNIADVTRITMENISPRILPSLTFAFNYRLGRRDVTGYHLFNLLIHAVTAWLVFLVCRRTLVRCRNSSLVIPVMAGLLWLVNPLHVQSVTYIWQRMNSMAALFFILSLYGYIRARETALSARGSRSAGIVLFAFSLIAGLLALASKQNAATLPVMLALYEWFFFQDLSVDWLKKKLPWACLAVLVAAGLALFFLDASPVQAILRSYADKPFTMGQRLLTEPRVILYYITLLLFPYPSRLSLDYDFPLSSSLISPAVTLLAGIALAALFAGAVITARRHRLLSFAVIWFLANLVIESSVIGLELMWGYRTYLPSIFPFMALTAFVFHIVKSRPAAVCLLVAAIILSGFWTRQRNRVWQDELTLWQDAAAKSPHSARPYHNLGRAYQAGGDDRKAVAAYRQALSIRLDTVGPDHYRTGETWNDLGVAYDRLGDVENAADSYRRALNILSRRLGPAHLMTSGVYNNLCVLYGRNGDFDQAVYWCRKALTARTAAVGSNHPEVADLHNNLGLALAGAGFIDQARDHLETALNIYRRHLGEQHPRTGQCRENLYNLSNSIKITP is encoded by the coding sequence ATGATCCGCAAGGCCACCCGATCTCAAAGGGGTGTTGCCATGGCCGTCCCGGTCTTTTTCGCCCTGGCGACCATCCTGCTCTATGCCAACGTCCTCAAAGCCCCTTTTGTTCTGGATGATTTCGGGTTTTTAAACGATCCGCATCTTCTGCTGACTGAAATAACGCCGGGAAACATCGCCGACGTGACCCGGATCACCATGGAAAATATTTCCCCCCGGATCCTGCCCAGCCTGACTTTCGCCTTCAACTACCGCCTCGGCCGCCGGGACGTTACGGGTTACCACCTGTTCAACCTCCTGATCCATGCCGTCACGGCCTGGCTCGTCTTTCTGGTCTGCCGCCGCACCCTCGTCCGCTGCCGGAATTCATCCCTTGTTATCCCCGTCATGGCCGGCCTGCTGTGGCTGGTCAATCCACTTCACGTCCAGTCGGTAACCTATATCTGGCAACGCATGAACTCAATGGCCGCGCTTTTTTTCATACTCTCCCTGTACGGTTATATCCGGGCCAGGGAAACCGCCCTGTCCGCCCGCGGCAGCAGATCCGCCGGCATCGTCCTGTTCGCCTTCAGTCTTATTGCCGGCCTTCTGGCCCTGGCTTCCAAACAGAACGCCGCCACCCTCCCGGTCATGCTGGCCCTGTACGAATGGTTTTTCTTTCAGGACTTGAGCGTCGATTGGCTGAAGAAAAAACTGCCGTGGGCATGCCTGGCGGTCCTGGTCGCAGCCGGCCTGGCGCTGTTCTTCCTGGATGCCTCTCCGGTTCAGGCCATCCTGCGATCTTATGCGGACAAGCCCTTTACCATGGGCCAACGACTGCTGACCGAACCCCGGGTCATCCTTTATTATATTACCCTGCTGCTCTTTCCTTATCCGTCCCGGCTCAGCCTGGACTATGATTTTCCCCTGTCCTCTTCCCTGATTTCTCCGGCCGTCACCCTCTTGGCCGGCATTGCCCTGGCCGCGCTGTTCGCCGGCGCCGTCATCACGGCCAGACGACATCGACTCCTGTCTTTCGCCGTCATCTGGTTTCTGGCCAACCTGGTCATCGAATCATCGGTCATCGGGCTGGAACTGATGTGGGGATACCGGACTTATCTTCCGTCCATCTTCCCTTTCATGGCCCTGACCGCGTTCGTGTTTCATATCGTCAAATCCAGGCCGGCGGCCGTCTGCCTTCTAGTCGCCGCCATTATTCTGTCCGGCTTCTGGACCCGTCAGCGCAACCGGGTCTGGCAGGATGAACTGACTCTCTGGCAGGACGCCGCCGCAAAATCCCCGCACTCGGCCAGGCCCTATCATAACCTGGGTCGGGCTTATCAGGCTGGCGGGGATGACCGGAAAGCCGTCGCGGCGTACCGCCAGGCGTTGAGCATACGGCTGGACACCGTCGGCCCGGATCATTACCGGACCGGGGAAACCTGGAACGACCTGGGCGTTGCCTACGACCGCCTGGGTGACGTCGAAAACGCCGCCGACAGTTACCGCCGGGCGTTGAACATCTTAAGCCGCCGCCTGGGTCCTGCCCACCTCATGACCTCCGGGGTGTATAACAACCTCTGCGTCCTGTACGGCCGAAACGGGGATTTTGACCAGGCCGTCTACTGGTGCCGGAAAGCCCTGACCGCCCGAACAGCGGCCGTGGGCTCCAACCATCCGGAAGTGGCCGACCTGCACAACAACCTGGGCCTGGCCCTGGCCGGCGCGGGATTCATCGACCAGGCCCGGGACCACCTGGAAACCGCCCTGAATATTTACCGCCGGCATCTGGGAGAACAACACCCCCGGACCGGGCAGTGCCGGGAAAACCTTTACAACCTTTCCAATTCGATTAAAATAACTCCATGA
- a CDS encoding tetratricopeptide repeat protein has product MIRPIRFLSGIILVAALCTAAGWSLYAPALRAPFVFDDIDNIVNNPRIRLTAVTPDALAVVMENQFGNRPLAYASFALNYYIGRYDVAGYRLVNLAIHIFSALLVFLVARLTPGPDGKQGAGTAFLAAALWLVNPVHTQSVTYIVQRMNALSAMFVLLAMVCYITARRLQRQGRTGYRPLILLAGTALSGLCGLAAKETAAILPVLLLLYEWFFFQDLSRAWLKKQLAWIGPAALAAVVAALVLTAGHPFEKLAGMYAKLDFTPGQRLLTEPGVILYYLTLLLFPHPDRLNLDYRFPAADSMLQPAITLPAICALAALAAVAVVAAGKHRLYAFSVFWFLAALAIESSFLGLALIFEHRTYLPSVFPAIAAAHFLTRRIKPAPAGAIAICLLIALCAWGTYRRNRVWADPLTFWQDCNTKTPFSPRILNNLGVAFKDINKIEAARQSFQEALRYDPEWLSALSNLGTILMDQNRPNEALGLFDKAVAIEPEYYDGHYNRGLALMAMNKILTAITAFREALRLNPFYEKAHNNLGVALMRQLNIEQAIVHLHRALELDPYFVKAWSNLGIACFKKGMTDEARACFNRALDIDPFHVEAYNNLKRITYLIDTQVEEISRLRQELLRQPDHPQTHFRLAETYEKAGMPVPALEHYLRVLSLQPDAVDCLSRLGSLYAAHYQYPQAVTMFERMLELLPDSAKIHYNLACVYSLQEQPEKALYHLQTALEKGYNDWNQIMTDKDIEFIRNTEYFKKIIANHQTKERE; this is encoded by the coding sequence ATGATCAGACCGATTCGCTTCCTGTCCGGAATCATTCTTGTCGCGGCCTTATGCACCGCCGCCGGCTGGTCTCTGTACGCGCCGGCACTCCGGGCGCCCTTTGTATTCGACGACATCGACAACATCGTCAACAACCCGCGCATCCGCCTGACGGCCGTCACCCCGGACGCCTTGGCCGTGGTGATGGAAAACCAGTTCGGCAACCGGCCCCTGGCCTACGCCTCCTTTGCCCTCAATTATTACATCGGCCGATATGACGTGGCCGGATACCGCCTGGTCAACCTGGCCATCCATATCTTCTCGGCCCTGCTGGTGTTTCTGGTCGCCCGGCTCACCCCCGGACCGGACGGTAAACAGGGGGCGGGGACGGCCTTTCTGGCCGCGGCCCTGTGGCTGGTCAACCCCGTGCATACCCAGTCGGTCACTTATATCGTCCAGCGCATGAACGCCCTGTCGGCCATGTTCGTGCTCCTGGCCATGGTCTGCTACATCACGGCCCGGCGGCTGCAGCGGCAAGGCCGGACCGGTTACCGGCCGCTGATCCTGCTGGCCGGAACCGCGCTTTCCGGCCTGTGCGGCCTGGCCGCCAAGGAGACCGCCGCCATCCTGCCGGTCCTCCTCCTGCTCTATGAATGGTTCTTTTTCCAGGACTTGAGCCGGGCCTGGCTGAAAAAGCAGCTCGCCTGGATAGGCCCGGCCGCTCTGGCCGCGGTTGTCGCCGCGCTCGTGCTGACGGCGGGGCACCCCTTTGAAAAACTGGCGGGAATGTACGCCAAACTGGATTTCACGCCAGGCCAGCGGCTGCTGACCGAGCCCGGGGTCATCCTGTATTATCTGACGCTGCTGCTGTTTCCCCACCCGGACCGGCTCAACCTGGATTACCGGTTTCCCGCAGCCGACTCCATGCTGCAGCCGGCCATTACCCTGCCGGCTATTTGCGCCCTGGCGGCCCTGGCGGCCGTCGCCGTGGTCGCGGCCGGGAAACACCGGCTTTACGCTTTTTCCGTTTTCTGGTTTCTGGCCGCCCTGGCCATCGAGTCGTCGTTTCTGGGGCTGGCCCTGATTTTTGAGCACCGCACCTACCTGCCCTCGGTTTTTCCGGCCATCGCGGCGGCCCATTTCCTGACCCGCCGGATCAAACCGGCCCCGGCCGGAGCCATAGCGATCTGCCTGCTGATCGCCCTCTGCGCCTGGGGCACATACCGGCGCAACCGGGTCTGGGCCGATCCCCTCACCTTCTGGCAGGACTGCAACACCAAAACCCCCTTCAGCCCCCGCATCCTGAACAATCTGGGAGTCGCGTTCAAGGACATTAACAAAATCGAAGCCGCCCGCCAATCCTTTCAGGAAGCACTGCGATATGATCCCGAGTGGCTCAGTGCATTGAGCAACCTGGGAACCATCCTGATGGATCAGAACCGGCCGAATGAAGCCCTGGGCCTTTTTGACAAAGCCGTCGCCATTGAACCCGAATACTATGACGGCCACTATAACCGCGGCCTCGCCCTGATGGCCATGAACAAAATTTTAACCGCTATTACGGCCTTCCGGGAAGCCCTCCGGCTCAACCCTTTTTATGAAAAGGCTCACAACAACCTGGGGGTGGCCCTGATGCGGCAGCTCAACATCGAGCAGGCCATTGTTCACCTTCATCGTGCCCTGGAACTGGATCCCTATTTTGTCAAAGCCTGGAGCAACCTGGGCATTGCCTGTTTCAAGAAAGGCATGACGGACGAAGCCAGGGCCTGTTTCAACCGGGCGCTGGACATCGATCCCTTTCATGTCGAGGCGTATAACAACTTGAAACGGATTACATATCTAATTGATACCCAGGTGGAAGAGATCTCCCGGCTGCGACAGGAACTCCTGCGGCAGCCGGACCATCCGCAGACGCATTTCCGCCTGGCGGAAACATACGAAAAAGCCGGCATGCCCGTCCCGGCCCTGGAGCATTACCTTCGCGTTCTTTCCCTGCAGCCGGACGCGGTTGACTGTTTAAGCCGACTGGGCAGCCTGTATGCCGCTCATTATCAATACCCGCAGGCCGTAACCATGTTCGAACGCATGCTGGAGTTACTGCCGGATTCAGCCAAGATTCATTACAATCTGGCCTGTGTATACTCTCTGCAGGAACAGCCGGAAAAAGCCCTTTACCATCTGCAAACCGCCCTCGAGAAGGGATACAACGACTGGAACCAGATAATGACCGACAAAGACATTGAATTTATCCGGAACACGGAGTATTTTAAAAAAATAATCGCCAACCATCAGACGAAAGAGAGGGAGTAA
- a CDS encoding NAD(P)-dependent oxidoreductase, giving the protein MRVLVTGGAGYIGCLVVDELLKSGHRPVVLDLFNWGRESIDPFGDQIDVIEGDCRNSRDIIYALEGVDAIIHLAGIVGEFACQSNHKAHFSINVESTRTLINCCTDPELDLVRDFIFASSCSVYGNVKGLYREVTEETPTAPLSDYAHAKLRAEQIIFDRAREIPHFHPTVLRLTTVFGWSPRPRLDLVTNLFTYKAWKTGKMTIFGDGKQYRSLIHVHDVARALVQTLNAPRFMRDRKIFHLGEEENNKTVKEIAEIVQQRLPRAVIEVSEGKPTDRRDYQINCQRLKNTIGWEARYSVADGISELVEKFESLGLDWESWKYRNNNFKYI; this is encoded by the coding sequence ATGCGGGTACTGGTCACCGGCGGAGCCGGCTATATCGGGTGCCTGGTCGTGGACGAACTGCTGAAAAGCGGCCATCGGCCGGTTGTCTTGGATCTGTTCAACTGGGGGCGTGAGTCCATTGACCCCTTCGGCGATCAGATCGACGTTATTGAAGGTGACTGCCGTAATTCCCGGGACATCATCTACGCCCTGGAGGGCGTGGACGCCATCATTCATCTGGCCGGAATCGTCGGTGAATTCGCCTGCCAGAGCAACCACAAGGCCCATTTTTCCATCAATGTGGAGAGCACCCGCACCCTGATCAACTGCTGCACCGATCCGGAACTGGACCTGGTGCGGGATTTTATTTTCGCCTCCTCCTGCTCGGTTTACGGCAATGTCAAGGGGCTCTACCGGGAAGTAACGGAAGAAACGCCGACGGCGCCGCTGTCCGATTACGCTCATGCCAAGCTCCGGGCGGAACAGATTATCTTTGACCGGGCCCGGGAAATCCCTCACTTCCACCCCACGGTACTGCGACTGACCACGGTCTTCGGCTGGTCTCCCCGGCCCCGGCTGGACCTGGTCACCAACCTTTTTACCTATAAAGCATGGAAAACCGGGAAAATGACCATCTTCGGCGACGGCAAGCAATACCGCTCGCTGATCCATGTTCACGACGTCGCCCGCGCCCTGGTGCAGACGTTAAACGCCCCCCGGTTCATGCGCGACCGGAAGATCTTTCATCTGGGCGAGGAAGAGAACAACAAGACCGTCAAGGAAATCGCCGAAATCGTTCAGCAGCGCCTGCCCCGGGCCGTCATCGAGGTCAGCGAGGGCAAGCCCACCGACCGGCGCGACTACCAGATCAACTGCCAGCGGCTGAAGAACACCATCGGCTGGGAGGCCCGGTACAGCGTGGCCGACGGCATCAGCGAACTGGTGGAAAAATTCGAAAGCCTGGGTCTGGACTGGGAATCATGGAAATACCGCAACAACAATTTCAAATATATATGA
- a CDS encoding DegT/DnrJ/EryC1/StrS family aminotransferase, translating into MSDSLIKVAEPIVGEEEAEAVRQVLLSGNYVSGAKVAAFEAAFADYIGTTYAVAVSNGTSALYIALEAMGIGPGDEVIVPPLTFFATVSSVLYLGAVPVFADLNLDDLCLSPASVQDRITPRTKAILPVHLFGAAAKMDRLLEIAGRHGIPVLEDCAQAHGTEFRGKKTGSLGRAGAFSFFATKHMTTGEGGMITTNDPDIVKTAKILRSHGMTGRDDHVLLGYNNRMTEMEAAMGLVQLGKLDELNRKRIANSEYLLERVRELAWAHVPVPAQNVKHTYFWCPVMIREESGKTIQGLKDHLKTNRIEFRQRYDSPLYRQPVMKKIDPGYADLRLPNVEKVAGQVIGLPNHPGLTKEMLERIVAVLRKF; encoded by the coding sequence ATGTCCGATTCCCTCATCAAAGTCGCCGAGCCGATCGTGGGCGAAGAAGAGGCCGAAGCCGTCCGGCAGGTGCTCCTGTCCGGCAACTACGTTTCCGGCGCGAAGGTAGCGGCCTTTGAAGCCGCCTTTGCCGACTATATCGGCACGACATACGCAGTGGCCGTCAGCAACGGCACCTCGGCCCTGTACATCGCCCTGGAGGCCATGGGCATCGGCCCGGGCGACGAAGTCATCGTCCCCCCCCTGACCTTTTTCGCCACGGTTTCCTCGGTGCTTTACCTGGGCGCGGTGCCGGTGTTTGCCGATCTGAATCTGGACGACCTGTGCCTCTCTCCGGCAAGCGTGCAAGACAGGATCACCCCCCGGACAAAGGCCATCCTGCCGGTGCACCTGTTCGGGGCCGCCGCCAAGATGGACCGGTTGCTGGAAATCGCCGGACGCCACGGAATTCCCGTCCTGGAAGACTGCGCCCAGGCGCACGGGACTGAATTCCGGGGCAAAAAAACGGGCAGCCTGGGTCGGGCCGGGGCTTTTTCCTTTTTCGCCACCAAACATATGACCACCGGCGAAGGCGGCATGATCACCACCAACGACCCGGATATCGTCAAAACGGCCAAAATCCTCCGCAGTCACGGCATGACCGGCCGGGACGATCATGTGCTGCTGGGCTACAACAACCGTATGACCGAAATGGAGGCAGCCATGGGGCTGGTGCAGCTCGGGAAACTCGACGAGCTGAACCGGAAACGGATCGCCAACTCGGAGTATCTGCTGGAACGGGTCAGAGAACTGGCCTGGGCACATGTTCCGGTGCCTGCACAGAACGTCAAGCACACTTATTTCTGGTGCCCGGTCATGATCCGGGAAGAATCCGGGAAAACCATCCAGGGGTTGAAGGATCACCTGAAAACAAACCGCATCGAGTTCCGGCAGCGGTATGATTCGCCTCTCTACCGGCAGCCGGTGATGAAAAAAATCGACCCCGGTTACGCCGACCTGCGGCTACCCAACGTGGAAAAGGTGGCCGGGCAGGTGATCGGCCTGCCCAACCACCCGGGTCTGACGAAAGAAATGCTGGAACGCATTGTAGCGGTGTTGCGGAAATTTTAA
- a CDS encoding NeuD/PglB/VioB family sugar acetyltransferase: MSPIGTRHIIIGCGAQCKYVLDIFSKTGAKAEAILDPIGKRAGGQINGIPIRRFDPEEIRELLKDERRAVIIGVSDNHLKMELFNLLAPLAEIDNAIHPAGVISSLATVGRGVIINAGAVIQPFAAIGNGVMVHAGVIVEHDNRIADFVNLAPGVTLAGGVSVGQGATIYSGTVVAPNVSIGAGTVVGAGSLVLQDLPDNIVAYGSPARITEKKIG, encoded by the coding sequence ATGAGTCCAATCGGCACAAGACATATCATCATCGGTTGCGGCGCCCAGTGCAAATACGTTCTTGATATTTTTTCAAAAACCGGCGCGAAGGCGGAAGCGATACTGGACCCCATCGGGAAAAGGGCAGGCGGACAAATCAACGGCATACCGATCCGGCGATTTGACCCGGAGGAGATCCGTGAACTGCTGAAGGACGAAAGACGCGCCGTTATCATCGGCGTCAGCGACAATCATTTAAAAATGGAATTGTTCAATTTGCTGGCGCCGCTGGCTGAAATCGACAACGCCATCCATCCGGCCGGCGTCATCTCTTCGCTGGCCACCGTCGGCCGCGGGGTCATTATCAATGCCGGAGCGGTGATTCAGCCCTTTGCCGCCATCGGGAACGGGGTAATGGTCCATGCCGGCGTCATCGTCGAACACGACAACCGCATCGCCGATTTCGTCAACCTGGCGCCCGGTGTCACCCTGGCCGGCGGCGTTTCCGTCGGGCAGGGGGCCACGATCTATTCCGGCACAGTGGTCGCGCCCAACGTATCCATCGGCGCCGGCACGGTGGTCGGGGCCGGATCCTTAGTCCTCCAAGACCTGCCGGACAACATCGTCGCCTATGGCTCGCCGGC